The Chitinophagales bacterium genomic interval TACAGATAACGCTTCCATACAAAAATATGCAGTGGACGAAACGGTAGATGCCGCTTTTGCGCCCGAAGTAGTTTTAAAACCAATAAGTGCCGAGGAAATTTCAAAAATATTAAGCTATTGCAACGCACAGCATATTCCTGTTTCGCCCCGTGCGGCAGGCACCGGATTAAGCGCCAATAGTTTGCCCATACACGGTGGTGTTACGCTTTCTATAGAAAGAATGAACCGCATTCTTGAAATAGACGAACGCAACTTGCAAGTAACCACAGAGCCGGGAGTTATTACCGAATTGCTTCAAAATACCTTAAAAGAAAAAGGACTGTTTTATCCGCCCGATCCTTCGAGCAGAGGCACCAGCTTTATTGGGGGCAATGTGGCTTGCAACAGTGGAGGCCCGCGTGCCGTAAAGTATGGTGTAGTAAAAGATTATGTTTTAAATTTAGAAGTAGTATTGCCTTCGGGTAAAATTATGTGGACAGGTGCCAATGTGCTTAAAAACTCCACCGGCTATAATTTTACGCAACTCTTTGTGGGCAGCGAAGGCACGCTTGGTATCATCACAAAAATTGTATTGAAACTTATACCGCATCCCAAAACAAATTTGGTAATGCTGGTACCATTTAAAAGTATGGAAAAAGCCAGCGAAGCCGTAAGCGCTATTTTCCGTGCCGGAATAGTGCCTTCTTGTTTAGAATTTATGGAGCGCGATGCCATTGAATGGGTTTGCAACTTTTTAGGCGATGTAACCATTGCCATTGACGATGAAACGCAAGCCCACCTGCTCATTGAAATGGATGGAAACGATATTGCCCAAATACAAAAAGAATGTGAGCAACTCTATGAAGTTGTGAATGAATTTGATTGTGGTGAAATTCTTTTTGCCGATAACGAAGCTCAAAAAGCAGACCTATGGCGCATGAGGCGCAATGCCGCTTATGCTATTAAAAAAACAGCCATAACCATAGAAGAAGATACCGTAGTGCCACGTGCCGACCTTCCTATTTTACTAAAAAGCATCAAGCAAATTGGTGCAAAATACGGCTTTAAAAGCGTGTGCTACGGACATGCTGGCGATGGCAATGTGCATGTGCGTATAGTAAAAGGCAGCTTAAGCGATGAAGCATGGAAAACCGAAATACAAGGAAAAGCCGTGCGCGAAATTTTTGAAAAAGTACACCAACTAAAAGGAACCATTAGCGGAGAACACGGCATAGGCTGGATTCAACGCCAATACATGGATATAAAATTTGATGCTGCACACCTCGATTTAATGCGTGGAGTAAAAGCTGTTTTTGACCCTAATGGCATTTTAAACCCTTCAAAGATTTTTTAATTACTCATTGTAACTTTGCACTTGCTTTATCAAAACAACCTATGAGCAAAAATACCAGCTATCCAAAAGACAAAATAAAAATTCTGCTACTCGAAAACATTAGCGATGCAGCAGTAGAAGAAATTAGAAATGCCGGATACGAAAACATAAAAAAAATATCGGCAGCATTAACAGAAACCGAACTTGCAAAAGAGCTTAAAGATGTACACCTGCTTGGCATACGCTCCAAAACACAGCTTACCGAAAAGGTAATACAGAAAGCCAATAAGCTATTGGCAGTGGGGTGCTACTGCATTGGCATAAACCAAGTAAACATAAACGCTGCCACGCAAAATGGAGTAGCTGTTTTTAATTCGCCATACTCCAACACTCGCTCGGTAGCTGAGTTGGTACTGGGTGCAAGCATTATGCTTATTCGAAAAATTATTGATAAAAATAAAGCCGCACACGAAGGCACCTGGCTTAAAGACGCCAAAGGAAGTTTTGAATTGCGCGGCAAAACACTTGGCATTATTGGCTATGGCAATATAGGATCGCAAGTAAGCGTATTGGCAGAGGCACTAGGCATGGATGTTATATTTTATGATGTAGAAAGCAAGTTGCCCTTAGGCAATGCACAAAGTGCACGAACCATTAAAGAGCTATTGGCAAAATCGCATATTATTTCACTCCATGTACCCAGCGATACCACCACACGAAATTTAATAAATGCCACTACTCTTTCGCAAATGAAAAAAGGTAGTATTCTAATTAACTACAGCCGTGGCGATGTGGTAGATATTCCGGCACTAAAAAATGCCTTAGTGAACGGCCATTTAAGTGGTGCAGCAATAGATGTATTTCCCGATGAACCCGAAAAAAATGGAGCCAATTTTCACTCAGAACTCTGTGGACTTTCAAACGTAATTTTAACACCTCACATTGGTGGCAGCACCGAAGAAGCGCAGTACAATATAGGCTTAGATGTAACTTCTAAATTACTCAACTTTTTGGAGCGCGGCATTACTACTGGTTCGCATTCAATTCCACCATTAAACCTAACTCCGCAAGCAAACACACACCGTATTTTGCATATACACCGAAATGTGCCGGGCGTGCTGGGGCAAATAAACTCCAGGCTTTCTACCCACAACATAAACATACTTGGGCAGTACCTAAAAACAAACGACAATATTGGTTATGTGGTATTAGATGTAGATACCAAACTTTCTAAAGATGCCTTGGCATTGCTGAAAGAAATAAACGAAACCATTAAAGTGCGTTTGGTATATTAACCCTAAAACATGGGGCAAAAAATTATGCTCTTATTGTTCTTCTTTTTGCCAATATAAATAGCCGTAATTTCCAGTGCGCCCAAGCCCGGTTTTACCTTCCTAAAGCTCGAAACCGTAAAGTCGTAACTCACGCCCAACTTAAAGCCTTTGTAATCGAAAGAGCCGTATAATGCCACCGCATCTGCCTGAGCAGCCCTACTAAAAAAATCGTTTACACGCACCATACTTCCTAAAGAAACAGTTGCCACCGGAGTTACATCATAAGCTACCGAAAGCCCCGGCAGCAGTTCGTTTGCGCTAGTTTGCATCATATACATTACACTCGGCAATACATGTATTAAGCGCCCAAGCGTAACATCTACTCCGGTATGAATATTCCAACGCAAAAACCAAGGGCTTTTGGAATGCTGCAAAAAATTCTCCTGTGGTTGAACTACATTAAACACACTTCCTCCCGCATACATACTTACTCGCTGATTAAACTTTCCTAACCACAACACACCCGAGTTTAGGTTAAACAAATGCACACTAAACGATGAAAAACTTTCGCCATTGCTAAGTGAGGGCTCGAATGTAGCTCCAATAAACTGGGTAGAAAATGTAAGATTAGAAGCATTTAAACGCTTATTGGTATAACCCAACTGAACACCAAGCGCTAACTGATGACGGTTTCGCTTGCCCAGTGCCTTAATATATGAAAACGAACCACAACCGGTAAAACTGCTTAAAGCCTTACCTCCGGCTTGGTCGCTAATAAATAAACCGCCAATGCCCACGGCATCGTTGTTTACCTCTATCGGCATATCGAAAAAAACAGATGGTGTTGAATACGTAGAGTGTAAAAAAGAAGTATTTCCGGCACCAAACCACTGATTGCGGTATGCAGCTCCCACACGATAACCGCCTCTGGTAAAACCCGTAAGTGCAGGATTTAAAGTGAGTGGAGAATTGAAAAACTGCGTGTAGTGTATGTCTTGTGCCACAAGCATACTACTCCATAAAAGCACACCACAAACAGCCAGTATTCTAGTCATGTAACCCACCGTTAAAAAAGAATGCTCCTCAAATTTAATGTTTGAGGAGCATTCTTAAAAAGTAAATTATGCTTTAGTAAAGTACGGTGAAAGGGCGAACTTCATTCTTAATTTCGCCATTCAGTAATTTAATTTTGGCATACAACATATATGTACCTGTTGGTTGGAGTTTTCCAGAGAAAGTGCCATCCCAAGTATCAGAATTTTCTTTCTCTTTATCAAAAACCAACTCGCCCCAACGGTTGTATATTTTCATGCTTTCCACCGTTGCTACACTTTTATCTACCACACCAAAACGATCGTTTTTGTTATCTCCGTTAGGTGTAAATACCGAAGGGAATTCGTATTCTTTAATATTCTTTTTAGTAATTAAAGCATGAACTTCATTATCGGAACTTGCCCATCCTGTTTTAGTTACAAAATCAAAAGGCGCTGTTTGTCCGGTTCCATCGGCAATTAAATCTTCCCATTGTGGCAAACCTTTCCAACGGCCAATGCTATTAAATGAACCATCTACCGATTGCTTATACAATATGCTTAAATCTGCATTAAGTGCATTGCCTAAAGATTGCTTTACTAAATGATAGAATTGGTTATTTACCACATCTACATTGGCTGCTTTTACGGCAACATCAAAACCATCGTTGGTTGGATCATTATGCACAAAACGAGCATCATATACTGCTTGAGTGCTATTGGTGGGTTTTAAAACCAATGGGCGCACGGTAGCTACACCGGAGGTGCTTGAACCTAACGGAAAATAGTAATCGCTTGTACTCAAAGTAGCTCTGGTTAAGCGTCCTGCGCCTGTGCTACTTACAAATGAATTAGCATCGTATGCAATGGCGCTGGCATTGGCAGAAGTAATATTCAATTTTTGCTCTCCGGTAGCAAACTCTACTCCATTTTTAAGGGTAAATAGATTGGTAACGTTAGCATCTACCGTATCTAAATTTTTTACTGAGCCTGCGGTTTCCTGTGCTTCTAAATTGTAAAACGATGTAATTACAGTACCTTTTACAAACTGCGTGTTTCCCAGTAACTTCACAGTGCTTTCATCGGCAGTGAAGAGTTTATTGTTTTCCCAATTACCATAGAGATTAAAAACTCCGGTATCTTTTCCTGCCGGTTGGTTTACAAAACTACCTCCGGTGAGTTCTGCGCCATTTACCAAATCGCCTTTTACGGTAAGCCTGCCCGCATTGGATAGCAATCCGGAAGTGCCACTGTTTTCGAGGTCGAAACCCACATAAACATCTACATTATCAGTAATGCCAACTGTTGCGCCATTATTAAAAAACACATTGGCTTGCGAAAAAATGTTGCACGAAAAGGCAAGTGCACCAAAAGTCGAAAGTGTTGTCTTCAGATTCATTTAAATAAAAATTGGAGCGTGAATATAACAGTATATAGCCATTTGTTGAAAAAAAACGAAACTTTTTCTGAAATGCAGATGCAGCTTACGTTTCAGCAGATGCCATTTATGCACACGTATATTGTATGCTTACAATAGAGTACACACACTCTTGCTGCGTACTACGTATGCGTTTTTCAACCTAAATGGTGTATTAAGCCCCAACCAGCCGCTTTTTTATTTCGCGGGCAATATTGAGCGGTGTGTATTTTTCAAAAAAGGTTCTGTTATCTACCCACTCATTAGTTGTGGTAGGTTCGTGTACTTGCACTTGTGGTGTATGCACTACCGGAGGTTCTTCTTGCACCGTTTTTTCCTCTGTGTTGCTGCTACCGCTGTATCCAAAAAGCTTGGCCAACTTTTCTGTCATTGGAATATTGTATTCATTGCCTGCCGCTTTTACTACTTCAATCATTTCATCGGTAGTATATTTGGTAAACTCGTAAGGCACTTCTACCGGTTCGCCATAGCCTTCAATTACTTTTCCGGCATCGTACATTTTAGAGAGGGTAGCGTTTTCGTATTTCAGAAAGAAATCTTCATTCACATTATAGCGCAGCATGGTATTTAGCTTGCCATCGGGTTTCATGTAATAGTGTACCAAATTGGCTCCTGCTTGTGTAACACCCACTCCGGCCGCAAGCCGCACGCCATTGGAAGTATTCGGTGGCGATGCGTGGAAAGTGCGGTTATCAAACATCAATACTTCTCCGGCTTTTACATTTATTGTTTTTAAATACGGAAAAATGCTAAACATGTGCTCTGCCAACGGCACCGGGCATTGTGGCGATGGCGATGGTCTATGATTTTGCATTAATTTATGGCTTCCGCGAATAACGCCCATGCCGCCATTGTCTATATCGGTATCTACCAATGCGATCCAACAGGTAATGGAAGAATAACCTTCTTCTTCTTTATCTACAAAACTCCAATCTTGGTGAGCCGGAACTACTCCTTTAGGATTTATTTCTTTTACTACATAACTGGCAACAAAAGGCTTAAAATCTTTTAGATGCTCAGCTAAGCGCGGCACGGCAATGCCCCATATTTTTTCGCGTATGGCACGGCACATTTCTTTATCGCTATTATCCATGCTTACATGAAAGCCAAAACCTTTTTCATCTTTAATTGGCAACGATTCATAAAAATTTTTGAGCGTAGCCACTTCCTCTTCATTCAGCAATGGAAAAGTGGCATAGCCTTCGCGCTCAAAAAACTCTTGCTGTGCTTCGCTCTTAAAAATTGGAATCATCTTATACATGCTTTCTGCTTTATGTTGTTTGAAATGCTGCTTGGCGCTGCGGTATTCTTCTGCCGTTACGAAATGCTGTGTGTAGTCGCTCGTTTGCTTTAATTCGCCCATGGTGGGGCGTTTTCCAATTTGTGTATTGTACTGCTGAAAAAAATCTTCGCTTACAAAATATTGCTCCAGTTTGCCAGCTTCGTTTTTGTGATAAAACATGAGCTGTGCGTCTTTGTCTATCAATCCATAAGTAACAGCAATGCGCGATTCGCTGCTCATATTGGCGGGTGAAGCGTGCAGCAATGCCTGCGAAAAAATAAAGGCTTCTCCGGCTTTCATGCGCAGCAGTTTTAAATCTTGCCGCATTTCGGCTTGCACGTTTTTAAACGGATCTTCTAAAGTTGGCGAACGCAGTGCTTTCGAGAAGCGATGGCTGCCATCAATTACCTGTATGGCACCATTGTTTTCATCTACATCTTGTAGCGGAATCCAAATAGTTACACTATCAAAAGTTGGCTCTTCTACTACGGTCCAGTCTTGGTGAATGGGCATTTCGCTTTGTGCCCCGGGCTGCTTGTTTAAAAAGCAACTGCCTAATTTTTTAATGGCGTTGAAGTGCGCTTCTACTTTACTGCCCAACACACTTTCTATTTTCTCGTTTACACTCTTTTTGTGAGCCTCGTTTGTATTAAAACTGCTGCTGTAAAACCCATCGGGAAGTTGCGGATGTTTCTCAAAGAAAAAAGAGCGCAAGTCATGAACTTGCTCTTCGTTCAAAAACGGCACTACTACATAACCATTGAGGTTAAACTGCTGTTGTAAAGTTGAATCCTTAAAAAGCATTGTTTTTTGTTTTCAGTATAAGCAACGATGCAGGCGTTGCGCAATCTTCAAGCTATGCAAACACCTCTTTCAACTTATCTAAAAGACCTTTCTTTTCTTTTACTTCATCGAAGCGCGGAGCGTTCATTCTTTGTATAAACTCTGCTTCGGTAATAAACTGGTGTTTGTATGGAATAGTTTTTACACGTTTTACGTTTCCGGGGTTTTTCCACGGGTTAAACTGCATATAAAAATCTACGTCCACTTCCAGCACTTCTACTTCTTCCATACTTTTTGCCGGATTCATGTGGTAATGAATAGAGGGCATTTCGGCCGGAATACATATCAATTGAATGGCAAGGCGCAAATCGCCAGTTTTGTTTATAGCAGAATAGTGTACAATGCTATCATCCAAGATTACACAATCGCCAGCTTTTGTTTCGAGCGGCACCAAGTGCTTTTCAATAATTTCATTCTTAATATTATCTAACTCCCACGGAATCATTGGGCCGCGAATTTCGCCAAAACGTTTATGGCTGCCGGGTACTACTTGCAAGGTTCCATTTGCTACGGTAGAATCTACCAACGGACACCAAATAGAAACCGTAAAGCATTTTCTTTCATCGGCAAACGCCCAGTTTTCGTGTAGTGGCACTTCTCCGGTGGTGGATTGCTTACGAATATAGTTGGCAATTATAGGGCGATAATCTGCCAATAAGCGATTCATGTGTGGTTTAAAGTATTCTGTAATAATTTTAAATACCTCCTGCTTGTATTCCGGATTTTTATCAATAAAAGTAAAATCGTATGTTACCAATCGGCTGTCTTTTACTCCTGTTTCTTCGGTAGTAATTTGCCCGCCACTATTGGGAAGTGTATCGAAAAATTTCTGCTTAAGCTCTGCAACTTCTTCGGGTGAAATAAACGGCACTCGAACATAGCCGTTCTTTACAAACTCCTCATTCAGCTTATCATCGTTTAATACTTTTCGCATAAAAAAAATTAAGTACAGCCAAATGTAACATTATTGAAATGTTTTAAGCAATGATTTTAGTCATGTTTGTGTAATTACTCATTCTTGAACTTGGGTAAACAAATTGTGTACAAGTAAAATGTATTCTATCGAAAACTGCTATTTTCGCAGCCCTGCATGAAGAAGCTCCTTATCCTTGCCTACGATTTTCCTCCTTATGTTTCGGTGGGTGGCTTACGACCGCACGCATGGTACAAATACCTTCGTGAATTTGGTATAGAACCTATTGTGGTTACTCGCCAATGGAGCAACAAACACGGCAATGCGCTCGATTATATTTCACCAAGCGAAAGCAGCCACACCATTGAAGAAAACAATATGTATGGCACTATTATTCGCGCCCCATTTAAACCCTCTTTAAGCAATCGCCTTTTGCTACAATATGGTAGCGACAAGTTCAAATTTATTCGAAAAGCACTTACTGCATTCGATGAAATTCGCCAGTTTATCACCATTTCCGGACCCAAAAAAACACTCTATACGGCTGCAAGAAATTACCTGCAACAACATAAAGTAGATGCCATTATTGCCACCGGAGAACCGTTTGTACTTTTTTACTTTGCACAAAAACTAAGTGCAGAATTTAATACCCCGTGGATTGCCGATTACAGAGATACTTGGTCGCAAGATGAAAACAGAAGCCGCAATACGCTTTTATACCAATGGAATAACCGGATAGAGAAGAGACTTCTTGCAACTACCCAGCACATTGTTACCGTATCGCCATTTCTACAATTGCAGATACAAAAAAATGCACCAACGCAGCAGTTTCATATCATCACCAATGGCTACGATCCCGATGTTATGAACGAGTTAGCACAGCGGCTTCCTAATAAAGAGCAACTCAGCATTGCATTTGTGGGTACCATTTACAAGTGGCATCCGTGGCAAAGTTTCATTACCCGATTTTCAAAAGTTGTAGAAGCATCGTCAGAAACTATGGCACTCCGGTTTTACGGAACCAATCTCACTGCTGAAATTCAAACATTCTTAGCCTCTTTTCCGCCAAAGACACAGGCTGCCATCACATTTTCGCCTAAACTTTCCAATAAAGAATTGCTGCAAGAATTAACCGGCAATCACGTAATGCTACTGTTTAATTATTACAGTTTTATGGGCACTAAAATTTACGACTATCTGGGAATAAAAAGAAGAATTATTCTATGCTACGAAAACGATAAAAACGCCCTTGCATTAAAAGAAAAATTTTATCCCGTTCAAGAAAACGAATCGCTCAGCAAAACTTTACAAGCCGATTTGCTGCGCGAAACACAAGCCGGCATTGCAGTAAAAGATGAAGACCATTTAGAAACCGTTTTAAAAGACTTACTGGCAGAGTTCACAGCAACCCGAAACATTGAATGCAACTCTATAAACACCGATAATTATTCACGAAAAATTCAAGTAAAAAAACTTGCTGAAATAATATCGGCAATCTAGCATTCCACTATAGCGCAACCATTACAACCTTTGAACACTATACAATTTCACCCAAAGCATATTGCTGAAAATTTTTAGAATTAACCTCTTAAAACAAGCGCTTGTAAGGATTTTGGAAACTGAATACATACAACACCAATAGAACTTTTGAATACAACTTAACCATGTGCGGAATTGCAGGTTTCTTTTCGGTAAATAAAAACATAAGCGAGCAAGAATTGCACGCTATGACCAATGCCATGCCACATCGCGGCCCCGATGCAGCAGGATTTTATGTAAACGAAATCCAAACAGTGGGCTTAGGACATCGCAGGCTCAGCATTATAGATTTAAGCACTGCCGCCAACCAACCCATGTTTTCGCATTGCGGCAGGTATGCTATGGTTTTTAACGGTGAAGTTTTTAACTACCTCGATATTAAACAACAACTGCAATTGCAATGTAAAACCAACTCCGATAGCGAAGTAGTTTTAGAAGCATTTGCCCGCGAAGGAGTACAAGCTGTGCAACGCTTCAACGGCATGTTTGCCATTGCTATTTACGACATTCAAGAACATACACTTTACCTTTTCCGCGATAGGCTTGGCATAAAACCTTTGAACTATTTCTATTGCGAAAAAACATTGGTATTTGCCTCCGAAATAAAAGGATTGCTGCCCTCTAGTTTTGTAAAAAAGCACACGACCATTCACCAAGCAGCCATCTACAATTTTTTGCACCTCGGCTACATACCTGAACCACACAGCATTTACACCAATATTTTTAAACTGCCGGCCGGCAGCTATGCCGTTGTAAAAAATGAAACCTTCAATATTTATGCTTACTGGAAACCCGAAGAACAAATTACAGAAAGCACCATTGCAGATTTCACGCAAGCCAAAACACAACTAAACGAGCTCCTGCTATCGTCAGTAAAATACCGTATGATAAGCGATGTACCTTTTGGCACTTTTTTGAGCGGAGGTATAGATTCCAGCTTAGTAACGGCACTAGCTCAGCAAAACAGCAGCACACCGGTAAAAACTTTTTCTATTGGCTTTAAAGAAGCATCGCACAACGAATCGCAATATGCCCAACAAGTTGCACGACATCTTGGCACTTTGCATACCGAATTTATTGTGAGCGAAAAAGATGCACTCGAACTAACCGATAAAATTTTTACCGCCTACGATGAACCTTATGCCGACTCTTCTGCATTGCCCACCATGCTTGTAAGCAAGCTTGCCAGGCAACATGTTACCATGGTTTTAACCGGAGATGGAGGCGATGAGTTATTTCACGGATATGGTGCTTACACTTGGGCAAAACGCCTGCAACACCCATTGGTAAAACTACTCCGCAAACCATTGGCTACAGCGCTTTCGTGGAGCAACCACACGCACAAGCGCGGAGCAAAAGTGGTGAACTATCCCAATGAACAACATTTAAAAAGTCATATCTTTTCGCAAGAGCAATATTTCTTTAGTCAAGAAGAGTTGAACCAAATGCTGCTGCCATCGGTAACACAACAATTACTGCTGCAAGAAGATGTGCCCACCAAGCGCCTGCTATCGGCAGTTGAAGCACAATCGCTCTTCGACATTCGCTATTATTTAAAAGACGATTTATTAGTGAAAGTAGATAGAGCAACCATGCAGTTTTCGCTCGAAGCACGCACACCATTTTTAGATTACAGGGTGGTAGAATTTGCCTTAAACGTACACGAAAACTTAAAGACACAACAAGGCGTTGCCAAACACCTACTTAAAGAAGTTTTATACGAATATGTACCACGCCAAATTTTCGACCGACCCAAATGGGGCTTTGCCATTCCACTTGCAAAATGGATGAAAGGTGAACTGCAATACATACTTACCGACTGGCTGAGCGAAGAAAATGTAACAACCCTTCAACTTGTGCAAAACACGTATGTACACAACCTAAAAAAACGTTTTATGGCAGGCGAAATCTATTTATATAATCGCCTCTTTGCCTTAGCACTATTGCATAAATGGATGAAAGATAATGCAACAAAATAAACGCCATATTCTATACCTATCGTACGATGGCATTACCGACCCACTCGGCCAAAGCCAAGTATTAGCGTACTTAGAAGGACTAAGCAAACTCAATTACCGATTTACACTCGTTAGTTTTGAAAAACCAGAGCGCTTCCTGAAAGGCAAATCTCTTATAGAAACACGTTGCCAAAAGAGCAGCATACGATGGATTCCGCTTACTTATACCAAGCAACCTCCGGTATTTTCTACCCTATACGATATATGGCAGTTGAAAAAAACTGTACTCCGCATTTTAAAGCAAGATCCATTTGAAATAGTACATTGCCGTAGCTACATTACCGCTTTAGTTGGGCTAGAGCTAAAACAAAAACACCGCATAAAGTTTGTATTCGACATGCGCGGCTTTTATGCCGATGAACGAGTAGATGGCAAAATATGGAACTTAAGTAATCCTTTATACAACACCATTTACAAGTATTTTAAAAAGAAAGAATTGCAGTTTTTCAATACTGCCGATTATGTGATAAGCCTTACCCATGCAGGAAAAAACATTATTCATTCATGGAAAACTATAGCTCAGCAACCTATTCCCATTCAAGTAATTCCATGCTGTGCCGATTTGCAGGTTTTTAACGGTAGTAATGTAAACACCGATGCGCAGCAAGCATTGCGTCAATCGCTTCACCTTACCGAAAACGATTTTGTGCTCAGCTACCTCGGCAGCATTGGCACTTGGTATATGCCCGATGAAATGCTCGATTGCTTTAAAATTTTAAAGGAAGAAAGAACCGATGCAAAATTTCTTTTCATTACTAATGAGCCTCCAAGTTTTATTATAGAAAAAGCAAAGGCAAAGAATATTGCCGAAAGCGATTTGCGCATTGTTGCTTCACCTCATCATTTAGTGCCCTTACACCTTTCGCTCTCCAATGCCGGCATTTTCTTTATTAAACCTGTGTTTTCAAAACAGGCATCCTCGCCCACCAAACAAGGCGAACTTATGGGTATGAACCTTTGGCATATTTGCAACAGCGGAGTGGGTGATGTAGATACCATAGTTGAACAAGCCAATTGCGGAGTAGTGGTAAAAGATTTTACTACCAAAGCATACCAAACAGCCATAAAAGAACTACTCCAAAAAACCACACAAACCAATCTACACATCCGCCAACAAGCATTTCAGTTTTATTCGCTCGAACGCGGAGTACAGTTGTATGCCGAAGTGTATCAACACTTAACCAAATAAATTCATTATGTTTTCGGAATATTGGCACAGCAATTATTCATGTTATATACACAAGATGTAGTAAACTTCTTATCGAAATTATCTGTAAAAAAAGTGCTGAATGCCTTCGGCATTTTTGCATCGTATTACATCAGCCATTTAACACGCAAACCCATTTTGTGGGGAAAACCCATTACCATTTCTATTGAACCAACCACCAACTGCAATCTAGGTTGCCCCGAATGCCCAAGCGGATTAAAAGCCTTTACGCGCCCCACCGGAAACATAGAAGCTACCAACTATAAAAAACTATTGGATGAAATAAACAGCACCACAGTTTACTGCTATTTCTACTTTCAAGGCGAGCCGTTTATGCACCCCAAATTTTTAGAATTGGTACAGTATGCCACCCAGCGGAATCTATATACCGTAACATCTACCAATGCCCATTTTTTAACCAAAAGAAAAGCGTTGGAAACCGTACAAAGCGGCTTAAACAGAATTATTATTTCCATAGACGGCACCACACAAGAAGTGTACGAAAAATATAGAATAGCAGGCGATTTGAATAAAGTTATTCAAGGAACAAAAAATTTGGTTGAAGCAAAAAGAGAACTAAAATCCAATACACCACACATCATTATTCAATTTTTGGTAGTGCGCCACAACGAGCACCAAATAGAAGATGTAAAACAACTGGGAAAAGAACTGGGCGTAGATGAAGTAAAATTTAAAACAGCACAAATTTACGATTACGAGAACGGTAACCCGCTTATTCCCAAAAATGAACAATATGCCCGCTATAAGAAAACAGAATCCGGCAAATACCTTATTAAAAACAAGCTGGAAAACCGCTGTTGGAAATTATGGCACAGTGCCGAAATTACTTGGGATGGGAAGGTAGTGCCTTGCTGCTTCGATAAAGATGCCAAGTACGAAATGGGCAACGTTTTTACCGATTCGTTTTCCACTATTTGGAACAATAAAAGCTACACATCTTTCCGCAGTCGCCTGCTGCAAGGCAGAAAAGAAATAGATATTTGTACCAACTGCAGCGAAGGGCTGAAAGTATGGGAATAGCTTACTTTAGAGTACTTTACATTTTTTTCCTTGTTCAAAATCC includes:
- a CDS encoding FAD-binding protein; this translates as MNFKKIEAADIAFFEQTIGTANVFTDNASIQKYAVDETVDAAFAPEVVLKPISAEEISKILSYCNAQHIPVSPRAAGTGLSANSLPIHGGVTLSIERMNRILEIDERNLQVTTEPGVITELLQNTLKEKGLFYPPDPSSRGTSFIGGNVACNSGGPRAVKYGVVKDYVLNLEVVLPSGKIMWTGANVLKNSTGYNFTQLFVGSEGTLGIITKIVLKLIPHPKTNLVMLVPFKSMEKASEAVSAIFRAGIVPSCLEFMERDAIEWVCNFLGDVTIAIDDETQAHLLIEMDGNDIAQIQKECEQLYEVVNEFDCGEILFADNEAQKADLWRMRRNAAYAIKKTAITIEEDTVVPRADLPILLKSIKQIGAKYGFKSVCYGHAGDGNVHVRIVKGSLSDEAWKTEIQGKAVREIFEKVHQLKGTISGEHGIGWIQRQYMDIKFDAAHLDLMRGVKAVFDPNGILNPSKIF
- the serA gene encoding phosphoglycerate dehydrogenase translates to MSKNTSYPKDKIKILLLENISDAAVEEIRNAGYENIKKISAALTETELAKELKDVHLLGIRSKTQLTEKVIQKANKLLAVGCYCIGINQVNINAATQNGVAVFNSPYSNTRSVAELVLGASIMLIRKIIDKNKAAHEGTWLKDAKGSFELRGKTLGIIGYGNIGSQVSVLAEALGMDVIFYDVESKLPLGNAQSARTIKELLAKSHIISLHVPSDTTTRNLINATTLSQMKKGSILINYSRGDVVDIPALKNALVNGHLSGAAIDVFPDEPEKNGANFHSELCGLSNVILTPHIGGSTEEAQYNIGLDVTSKLLNFLERGITTGSHSIPPLNLTPQANTHRILHIHRNVPGVLGQINSRLSTHNINILGQYLKTNDNIGYVVLDVDTKLSKDALALLKEINETIKVRLVY
- a CDS encoding PorP/SprF family type IX secretion system membrane protein; the encoded protein is MTRILAVCGVLLWSSMLVAQDIHYTQFFNSPLTLNPALTGFTRGGYRVGAAYRNQWFGAGNTSFLHSTYSTPSVFFDMPIEVNNDAVGIGGLFISDQAGGKALSSFTGCGSFSYIKALGKRNRHQLALGVQLGYTNKRLNASNLTFSTQFIGATFEPSLSNGESFSSFSVHLFNLNSGVLWLGKFNQRVSMYAGGSVFNVVQPQENFLQHSKSPWFLRWNIHTGVDVTLGRLIHVLPSVMYMMQTSANELLPGLSVAYDVTPVATVSLGSMVRVNDFFSRAAQADAVALYGSFDYKGFKLGVSYDFTVSSFRKVKPGLGALEITAIYIGKKKNNKSIIFCPMF
- a CDS encoding gliding motility-associated C-terminal domain-containing protein, yielding MNLKTTLSTFGALAFSCNIFSQANVFFNNGATVGITDNVDVYVGFDLENSGTSGLLSNAGRLTVKGDLVNGAELTGGSFVNQPAGKDTGVFNLYGNWENNKLFTADESTVKLLGNTQFVKGTVITSFYNLEAQETAGSVKNLDTVDANVTNLFTLKNGVEFATGEQKLNITSANASAIAYDANSFVSSTGAGRLTRATLSTSDYYFPLGSSTSGVATVRPLVLKPTNSTQAVYDARFVHNDPTNDGFDVAVKAANVDVVNNQFYHLVKQSLGNALNADLSILYKQSVDGSFNSIGRWKGLPQWEDLIADGTGQTAPFDFVTKTGWASSDNEVHALITKKNIKEYEFPSVFTPNGDNKNDRFGVVDKSVATVESMKIYNRWGELVFDKEKENSDTWDGTFSGKLQPTGTYMLYAKIKLLNGEIKNEVRPFTVLY